The Archaeoglobaceae archaeon DNA segment TAGCTCACATAGGCTGGCTCAGGAAGTATGACTCTATCGCCCGGGTCGATTATGGCTCTTATTGCGAGATCAATCGCTTCGCTCGCTCCAGTAGTGACGATTATTCTGTCAGGAAAAGTTTCAAGAGAAAATCTTCGATAATATTCTGCAATACCCTCCCTCAGTTCTGGTAACCCCGCATTTGAGGTATAGGAAGTGTATCCTTTTTCCAGCGAGTATATCATCTCTTCTCGGATCCTCCATGGAACCGGGAAATCCGGTTCGCCCACACCCAAGCTTATAACGTCATCTCTACCTATTACGAGGTCAAAGAATCTCCTAATGCCGGAAGGTTTTAGCTCCTGAACTTTTTTCGCCAATCTACGGGACAAATGCAAGTCTTCTGTCTTCCTCATCTGCAAACAGCGTCACCCCTTCTTCCTTATAAGTTCTCAGGACGAAATGAGTAATCGTATCCCTAACTTCAGGGATCGTTGAAATCTTTTCTGCGACGAAGAATGCCACATCCTTAAGACTTCTACCTTTAATCACAACCTGAAAATCTGCCTCACCACTCACAAGCCTTACAGCATGAACTTCGGGAAACTTCGCAATTCTCTTGGCGATGTCATCATATCCCTTTTCCCTTGAAAGTGAGACTTTTAAGTTTATTATGGCATATACATAATCCTCGTAAACCTTGTCCCAATTCACTATTGTTTTATACTTCAGTATTACTCCGTTTTCTTCAAGCTTTTTTATGGTATTCTTTACAGTTTCAACATCTATCCCTAGTTGTTCAGCTATTTCGTCGTAGTCAATCCTTGCGTTATCCTCCAGTATCTTAAGTAGTTCAATCTCAAGTTCTTCCACATTCACCAATCCTCTCGTAGTATTTAAAATTACCCTAAAACAAGCAAAAATTTAAATTCAGTATGGTAACGGGGATTAATACATCGAGGTGTAAGGTATGGGAAAAGTTAGGGAGTTGCAGAAGAGAAAAACAAATCCAAGGCTTGTAAATCTCATAAATTTACTGCTTGAAGAGAGTGCAAAAAATAAAGTCGGGATATGGAGATATGTGGCAGAAAGACTGGCCTCACCAGCCAGAGATTGGGCAGAGGTGGGACTGGATAAAATAGAGAAATTTGCAAAAGAAGGGGAGTATATCTTGGTTCCGGGAAAGGTTCTCGGTGGGGAACTAAGTAAACCAGTAAAGGTTGCAGCATTCAGCTTTTCTGCTACCGCTATTGCTAAGATAAAGGAAGCTGGTGGGGAGTGTATGAAGATCGAGGATCTATTGAAGATAAATCCGTCTGGTAAATCTGTTAGAATTTTAATTTAGGTGAGAGAATGAATATCAAGAGAGTTCTTGAGACCTTGGGTGGGGAATACGTCATTATTGATGCCTCAGGGCACATTCTTGGGAGGTTATCAAGCATCATTGCAAAGAGATTGTTAAACGGAGAAAGAATTGTGGTGGTTAATGCTGAAAAAGCAGTAATAACGGGTAGTGAGAGGGAAATATTCCA contains these protein-coding regions:
- a CDS encoding Lrp/AsnC family transcriptional regulator, which encodes MEELEIELLKILEDNARIDYDEIAEQLGIDVETVKNTIKKLEENGVILKYKTIVNWDKVYEDYVYAIINLKVSLSREKGYDDIAKRIAKFPEVHAVRLVSGEADFQVVIKGRSLKDVAFFVAEKISTIPEVRDTITHFVLRTYKEEGVTLFADEEDRRLAFVP
- a CDS encoding 50S ribosomal protein L18e, with translation MGKVRELQKRKTNPRLVNLINLLLEESAKNKVGIWRYVAERLASPARDWAEVGLDKIEKFAKEGEYILVPGKVLGGELSKPVKVAAFSFSATAIAKIKEAGGECMKIEDLLKINPSGKSVRILI